A region of the Argopecten irradians isolate NY chromosome 16, Ai_NY, whole genome shotgun sequence genome:
TTATTCTGTTGATACACAAAGGTTCTATCTATGGTATGAGATGATTGCAATGTATTGTCCTAATGATGTTTAAACAATAATATGTTATTTCATGCATTGTTTTTAATGTCAACACTGTAGGAGAAGCTTGCTTAATGCATAAATAGCGCTTATTTTCTTGGGGGAAAAAACCAACAGTATTGcctctacatgtacattgtgtgtTACAAAACATGCCCCCGGTTATAGATTCAACCACATTATATAATGATGATGTCTCTTTTTGTACTGACCTCCTCTCTCTGTTTAACTGCCGGAAATATAGACGGGAGCCGCATGTTTGCCTGAAAAACATTCAAGGACAATATTCTTGATTGATGATGAGATCTTAGGTACAACAATAGAATATTTTTCTCTTTCTCTACAAGGTTTCAAAATTTTTCGTAACTTTGAGAACAAGATCATATGTTCCTTTCCTGTACATAATAAAAATTGTGATGCAGTCAAAATATTGGTTTGGTTTAACAGAAGAATGTTTTAATCCCATAATAGTGGGATTTCATAATAATGGTTTAATAGAAGAATGTTTTAATCCCATAAGAAGTGAGGGTCATTTGAAGGACAGCCTCtcatgtgtgtaatgtgttgcGGTGTATGACACGTGTTAAGctgtggtatacatgtatttatgttgtgtctccttgtgaaagTGTGTTTAGGGAGGCTgaggtatatttgtgttgtgtctccttgttatAGTGTTTAGGGAGGCTgaggtatatttgtgttgtgtctccttgttatAGTGTTTAGGTAGGCTgaggtatatttgtgttgtgtctccttgtgatagagaaacctttttatagtgtttatctcactgaagcatgtcgccgaaatCGCTGAAAAAACAAAAAGTACAACCAGTGGAAATGTTCTTTGAGTAATACATAAATAGCATTCTCTGATTGATGGATTATTTAAAATCTGATAAATTAGTACAGgatttgaacaaaaattaaaaggtgAATGTAACACATACCAGGCAAAAAGCACTTAATATTAAAGCACTCTGATATTCACAAATGGTTTAAAGAAATAAAGCAGACTGTGCACTTACAAAAAGATTtgatcaaaattttaaaagacaTATAAAAGTCATAAACAAAATCTCTGTCTATGCATTTTACAGAATTACTTCCCTTGAGTAtatatccattgtgatgtcatcattttATGAGTAAAACTCACATCATTTTTCACTGAAAGTATAATGTTGCACTCAAATACACTTGGCATCACAATTATtatctacctgcaagggcagataactctgtaatatgcaaatacagaatacgtTAAATTTTACCTCTTCCTCTTCATCGGATGAATTTAGATGCATGTCCACATTTTTCAATGCCTGTTtcgaaacagaaaaaaataaaacatctatttCTAATGAAATTTAATCACAGGTTTTGAAGACTTGaaacaaaaatgcaaatataGATGGCTGGTGGAAGACTGTTTAGAACATCTATAGTGTAAGTTTTATGTAAAGAAGAAAAAGATATGATCTGATAGTCCAAACAAGACAATCTTATAACTCGTGTGCTAAATAGTTATACAAGTCCTAAAGTCATAATCTAAATTATTTccaaatttaaataattttaagattatttgatttataattgatttataaTTGACAATCTCACCTGATACTGTGATACGCAACAACAAATCACTCAGATTTTGATAAGACAACCTCACCTGATAACAACAAATCACTCAGATTTTGATAAGACAATCCCACCTGATACACCCGCTCCTTGATAGATTTGACTTGATCACGAATGCTCTTTTTCTTCCGTTTTTTCTTCATGACTTCCAAGTTGTAGAGCACATTGATGACATTGGGAGCGTAGAGACTACTCTTGGTTTTCTTTATAGGCACTTTGGCTAAGGAGAAGTCATCAGCCCCAGAATCTGACACTGATGTACTGGACCGTAGCGAATTATCTGAGTCGGAACAGCGGACTCGTCTTCTCTCCCACACATCATCCTCACCTTTATCCCATACTCTCGAAGCCCGAAAGACATTTCCGAACCGTTGAGTGAGCGCATTAGGAGAAGTGTGCAGTTGATGAGGTGAGGACGGAGAGGCTGAATAATAATCAGGTGAATAGTGGTCGGGATCCGCGTAATTCTGAATCAAATCCTCCATCCTGTTTTTCTTCCTCTGTGTTACTGTGCTAACTGTATCAAATGAGGTTGGTGTAGGAGTATGGTTTGCCCTGAACGATGATACAACCTTGACCTCTGTAGATGGAACTATCTTATTGGTGACCTCTGTAGATGGAGTGACCTTGTTGGTGACCTCTGTGGAAGCCTTTTTATCAGTAGCTTTCACATTTTTCTCCGGTTTGGGCGACTTCAATGGTTTTTTAATTGGTATGTTCTGTGTTAGACTAGATCTTCTTTTGCTAGCACCGGCATTCGACTTCCTTCGTTTAGTTTTCTTACCAGACTTTTTGCCTTTGCTTACATCTGTTTCTGCTGAAGTAGCCGTACTCAGTTCTGACACTGAtgagttgccatggtcacttttGATCAGCTTTAAGTGATCAGAGCTTTTCCTGTGCACATTTCCTGCATCAACACTGCCTCGTTTCCCTGTACTGGACACCTTAATGTTTCCTGAGTCACCTTCCTCATTCTCCTGGTCCGGAGTAACGATCACGACTGGAGAAATTTGCTGTGATGACAACACATCTTCTTTGACATTTTGTTTATCCTGTGGTTCACCCTGTTGATTGAAAAGAAAGCAAAGTATAAATGCTGGGTTAACTAGAATACTGAATCAGGATCCGATAGCCCGTTAAATAATTGACCCATCAGCTAGGTTATCAGACTCTAGCGCATACATGTCCtcata
Encoded here:
- the LOC138310120 gene encoding uncharacterized protein PF3D7_1120000-like; the protein is MSILKGRKSLEAVKSVHFTTVSALVLAAIEEEKSEYDDLSSTSSENVQGEPQDKQNVKEDVLSSQQISPVVIVTPDQENEEGDSGNIKVSSTGKRGSVDAGNVHRKSSDHLKLIKSDHGNSSVSELSTATSAETDVSKGKKSGKKTKRRKSNAGASKRRSSLTQNIPIKKPLKSPKPEKNVKATDKKASTEVTNKVTPSTEVTNKIVPSTEVKVVSSFRANHTPTPTSFDTVSTVTQRKKNRMEDLIQNYADPDHYSPDYYSASPSSPHQLHTSPNALTQRFGNVFRASRVWDKGEDDVWERRRVRCSDSDNSLRSSTSVSDSGADDFSLAKVPIKKTKSSLYAPNVINVLYNLEVMKKKRKKKSIRDQVKSIKERVYQALKNVDMHLNSSDEEEEANMRLPSIFPAVKQREEEKRRSKILEGTIRYVGECNHRYQIISEVNDWISDPSSLADGMIPDEEMEMAMVDYEDIHENVIQIVNQFSDTSEEVVKLGGQLLKEASNIIKENELQAKKMQSKTSDFNIVYDERALLSDPVKWDNAIKMILQTLNDALKWTKNANHKHLYGKCSKQFRNLSVAMGKKELELKEKRKTVEDLKTKMNMAKAAAEKQVKEMDEIKKVVRRMSVDVEEKKNLLAQYEEKNKTLMRKLQQYESQMKTLQAEIETRIVEKTVTVTQEIEAANKKPKKPPPAPG